In Vicia villosa cultivar HV-30 ecotype Madison, WI linkage group LG7, Vvil1.0, whole genome shotgun sequence, the DNA window TACCTCTTGCTCTAGTTCCCCCTGGTGGTATCACAGGGATATCTGCCGTCCCTATTCTCAGAACTACAACATCTGTCTCTGCACCACTCGCTGGGTCCACCGGAGTAAGCACTGTATTTGAGGAGTCCAGCGAATGGGAAGGGACTTCATCAACGTTATTTGGGTTAGGGGTTTTCGTCATCCTAGACCTAACCTTTTTGGGTGGGTTCTGATATTGTTTCCCACTCCTAAGTTTCATACATGTAATGAAACGAAAAACTAGCACgatggtcccactgggcgtgccattttgtttactgtggaaattggtaaacaaccgtTGGTCCTCCCAAAGACTTGAAACTAAGGGTTACTTGCAAGATCAACCAGTTGATCTTAAGACCACATGCTAAAGTTCTTCAGGATTGTATCTATCTCATCGAAGTGTTTGCCTAAGAATCGGCTTTCTAAGGCTGGTAACAGATACAATGTTTTTCCACACTAACTGCTAGATTCGACCGACAAATGACTCGTGACCGACGGGGCAAACTTAAACTTAGATTTTATGATATTATGACTACTCCGACCATGATCTTCTGGGGTGACTCGTGACCATCAGATAGCTTTGACTCAAGGTTGGTTTTCTGATGACAACAACCAGTTCTTGGTTACTTGGTTGAAGCAATGATTAAAAGACAAAGCAAATATTGGTTAAAACGCACAATACAAATGAAAGCTTCGAAGCGTATGATTAAAAAGTAAAAGGATTGCATTGAAATTAAAGATGGTGATTCACATACATCAGAACTCTCAGCAACTCTTGTTTCTTGAAGGGGGAAATGAGCAGAGTGTAAGCAAGTAGTTTGATTGTAATAGTGAACACCCTTTTTCTACATTATTCTGTCCTATTTATAGGCTTTACATGAAGTAACCACCTAGTAAAATCTACGACTAAGATTTAAATTATTAGCAACCGCCTCACAGGATCCTTCTTTGTGTTTGGCACCTTTGGCCCACGATTTTAGTCTGGTAACCACTTCCTTAATATTTCAAACTTTGAATTTTGAACATTCGCGCTTTACTTGTTTCTGATAACCGTTCTCTGTCCACGCTGTGAACGCTTTATCTAAAAAATCTGCTAAGTGTTGAGCTCCTACGTTCGAATTTTACTCTTGCTTCGACTCCAAGAATTTTCGACACCATCTGTTGTCGATAtgctttttttctcttttgtgtAAGTTTCTTATTGGAATGAGGGAATCCTCTTATGAGGACGCGTGTCTTGCTTTGTCTTTAGGAATTTTCTTAGGGTAATACAcacttatatacatatatattttaatacatacgtattttaaatgatgtgccaataaaaataaataagaagggACAAGTCTTAGTGGGTCAATTTGGGGGTGTGACAGGTATTATATGTCATAAATTCCAATTGGCGTGTAATTTTTCTTCCGGGGTTTTTTCCTCCGTaacttgtatattttttttagaacTTTAGTTCTCTGTAGGGGTGGAAATATACTAGGCTAGGCAAGACTTTATAAGCCTCGGGTCTGACCTACAATAAACTTGAAAGGTCTGAGCCTGACTTGTGGTCTATAATAAGATCTCTTTCATAGCCTGGCCTGACCTGAAAGCTTATTTCAAAGCCTATTTTTCATTatggttttcaattaattcatattatttaAGAAACATTATAATcgacctatatatgcatatataaaccgccctatttagcatttgttctaatatatatgtgtatatgggCTTTCTtatttagcatttttttctaatatatatgcaaatATAGGCCAATCTATTTAatctatttttaatatacatgaaaatatagaTCGGACTATAAGGCTTCATAAATTTGTTTTtgacctattttattaattaggctTTTAAAAAGCCTAAACCTGGTCTTTTTGATAAATAAGTCTGGTCTGACCTGACCTTATATAAGTTAAGCCATAAACCTTTGTAGGTCGGCCTAACCTATACCCACCCCATAGTTCTCCGTTTCATTATATCAGTGCCCTTTAGGAAAAAAAAATAGCAAATAGTCTTCAACTTaatgaaaattttcttttaaaaaaataacatggtTACTATATAATTATATACTTAGTATAGTCACATAGTTTAAAATTTATGTATTATGGCATTAATATTATAtacataatatttaaatataattatatatatatatatatatatatatatatatatatatatatatatatatacacacacacacacgtaaTATTTTCATGATTACGGTGTatactaattaaatttatttttaatgttatataaTGCCTTTCATACTAAAAATATTTTGAGTCCGTCCTGTCAACCAGCTTCATTATTTTTTGCAAAttgaaaaaaatacttttataaaaaagttttaaaaataaaaaaatgtgaaaataatATTAGTCAAATTTTatctaaatattattaaataatttaatttataatatattttatgttatttatgaattaaatgaaatatattttttttataacttgTTGTGTTTCCGctcaattttgaatttaaaatttgaCGCTAAATTGGTTGAGACTATTCAAGTTGGAAGTCAAAGTCcaactaataaaaaaaaataaagatggtAACTGATATGTTTAGTGTAAATTATATtaagaatttaatttaatttaaaataaaataaaataaaaatgtgagaTGATAATGAATCATAGTGTTCGTTTGGTTGAGGGTATCAGTACTCAACAAATACAAAGGTACCTGAATGTTTACCATAAATTAAttgtaaatttaatttaattaattggttaaatacATTTAAATTTCCTTTTTCGGTATAATTAATACATTTGTACTATATATGTATAATAGATACATAGACTCAAGTACTCGAAACTTTTCCTTGTATTTATTAGCCAAGTAATTAAATTTTCTGACAATACACATAAGAAAAACACTCACAAAACACAAATGGACTTAAGCTCCCCAATCATCCATTTTCTCCTGCATTCTCTTTTTCTTGTTGCTTTCATTTGTCCTATTAACTCTTCAAAaataatcaatcatcaaaaactCAACCAAACTTTACGATATGAGGATCAATTTAAGAAATTGAATGAAACGTTAAAATCACACTTTCAACCAATCAATAAGTTTGCAGTCAAGGCAATTCAGGTATGTTAGAATAAATTTAAAAGAGTGTCCCCTGACCCCGACACTCTCGTTAGTATTTTTCTAATTtcttatatatttgtttttgaaTTTATTTCATTTGCGTTTATTTTTTCGCAGAGTCTTGAAGGAGATATTATTGACTGTGTTTTGATTCATAAACAACCAGCTTTTAATCATCCTTTATTAAAAGGACACAAACTAtgggtatttattttttatttttttaattaaggtGATTTCAAAATTAGTATTTTAACCTAAGTAAACTGttatattttagttttataattgataattaatgtaaattttttgttgttgtagaatcctccaaaaaaatcaaaagggCATAAACAAATAACTAATTTGAGTGATAGCATTCAGTCTTGGAGTTTATCGGGTGAATTTTGTCCAGAAGGAACAATACCaattagaagaagaaaagataaattttttgaaagaaaagatATAAGCCAAAGACATTATGTATGCCATAACAGTTTAAAACAACTCAATGTTTTCcactaattttatttattttctatatatttatttgtaattaaAATGTTACATCCTTGCTAAAACAGCATGCAACTGCAATTGTGGAAGGGGGTTTCAAAGGAGCAAAGGCTAACATAAACATCTGGACCCCCTCAGTGGAAAAGAAAGATGAATATAGTGCGGCTAAAATATGGATTATCTCTCAATCATTTTCAGAAAATATTGAAGTTGGTTGGCAGGCATGACAAATAATACCCtaattcattttcttttatttatttttgaatgatttttgttttcaaattttcttatttaatagtTATAAATCCATTTTTGACCATTTAATCGGCATATCCTCAAAATACGATTCATGCCATTTGTTCTGATGTTATTGGTTTCTCTGAGTTTAGTACTATTATTTCGTCTATTCGTAGTTTATTGGATAATTTTcccaactttgaggtaaagtttgtaaagcgccaagcgaattcggtttCTCATGCCTTAGCTAAGGCGGCCGATTCTTGGACTAGGCGTAGTTTCTTTAATGTGGTTCCTCCTTGTATTGACCTTTTGATTATTAATGATATGAGTTGAGTTTcctttgttcaaaaaaaaaaagttatatatattttaaaaatatttttagttgtGATCTGCGAGTTCAAACTCACA includes these proteins:
- the LOC131619208 gene encoding protein neprosin-like, which encodes MDLSSPIIHFLLHSLFLVAFICPINSSKIINHQKLNQTLRYEDQFKKLNETLKSHFQPINKFAVKAIQSLEGDIIDCVLIHKQPAFNHPLLKGHKLWNPPKKSKGHKQITNLSDSIQSWSLSGEFCPEGTIPIRRRKDKFFERKDISQRHYHATAIVEGGFKGAKANINIWTPSVEKKDEYSAAKIWIISQSFSENIEVGWQVFPGKYGDNKTRFFVYWTADGYNQTGCYNLECPGFIQTNPEIYLERAIDQTSTYNSNQYGWSLRIEKDTDSGHWWLGYGEGHILGYWPSNLFKELKGEAHLVQFGGEVLDINPSGYHTATSMGSGHFAEEGFGKAAYFSNNQVKVSSNVWIDPPEPKYSVDHPKCYNLESWFSSDAGFHFYYGGPGRNGNCLYGYL